A window from Mycobacterium saskatchewanense encodes these proteins:
- a CDS encoding class I SAM-dependent methyltransferase, protein MSAFVPDVPQTLPGNAAPGASAQAAAGLILTGERTIPDVDIENYWFRRHQVVYQRLAPHCAGREVLEAGCGEGYGADLIAGVARRVVAVDYDETTVAHVRARYPRVEVMRANLAELPLPDASVDIVVNFQVIEHLWDQPQFVAECARVLRPSGLLMVSTPNRITFSPGRDTPINPFHTRELNADELRQLLVDAGFTGVTVSGLHHGARLREMDARHGGSIIDAQIERAVADAPWSPQLAADVAAVTTDDFELVENGAGRNIDDSLDLIAIAVAP, encoded by the coding sequence ATGAGCGCATTCGTCCCCGACGTTCCCCAGACCCTCCCCGGCAACGCCGCGCCGGGGGCCTCCGCGCAGGCCGCGGCCGGGTTGATACTGACGGGCGAACGCACCATCCCCGATGTGGACATCGAGAACTACTGGTTCCGCCGCCACCAGGTCGTTTACCAACGGCTGGCCCCCCATTGCGCCGGCCGTGAGGTGCTCGAGGCGGGCTGCGGCGAGGGCTACGGCGCCGACCTGATCGCCGGTGTCGCCCGCCGGGTCGTCGCCGTGGACTACGACGAGACCACCGTGGCCCATGTCCGCGCTCGCTACCCCAGGGTCGAGGTGATGCGGGCCAACCTCGCCGAGCTACCGCTGCCCGACGCGTCGGTCGATATTGTGGTGAACTTCCAAGTCATCGAGCACCTGTGGGACCAGCCACAATTCGTGGCCGAATGCGCCCGCGTGCTGCGCCCGTCCGGGCTGCTGATGGTGTCCACCCCCAACCGGATCACCTTCTCCCCGGGCCGCGACACCCCGATCAACCCGTTCCACACCCGCGAACTGAACGCCGACGAACTCAGGCAACTGCTGGTGGACGCGGGCTTCACCGGGGTGACGGTGAGCGGCCTGCACCACGGCGCCCGGCTGCGAGAAATGGATGCGCGCCACGGCGGCTCGATCATCGACGCGCAGATCGAGCGGGCGGTGGCCGACGCGCCCTGGTCGCCCCAACTGGCGGCCGACGTCGCCGCGGTGACGACCGACGACTTCGAGCTGGTCGAGAACGGCGCGGGTCGCAACATCGACGACAGCCTGGACCTCATCGCGATCGCGGTGGCGCCGTGA
- a CDS encoding electron transfer flavoprotein subunit beta/FixA family protein, giving the protein MTNIVVLIKQVPDTWSERKLSDGDFTLDREAADAVLDEINERAVEEALQIREREGGEGSVTVLTAGPERATEAIRKALSMGADKAVHLKDDGMHGSCVVQTAWALARALGTIEGTELVIAGNESTDGSGGAVPAIIAEYLGLPQLTHLRKLSIEGGKVTGERETDDGVFSLEATLPAVVSVTEKINEPRFPSFKGIMAAKKKEVTVLTLAEIGVEPDEVGLDNAGSKVLSSTPKPPKTAGEKVTDEGEGGSQIAQYLVGQKII; this is encoded by the coding sequence ATGACGAACATCGTGGTCCTGATCAAGCAGGTCCCGGACACCTGGTCGGAGCGCAAGCTGTCTGACGGCGACTTCACGCTGGACCGCGAGGCCGCCGACGCCGTGCTGGACGAGATCAACGAGCGCGCCGTGGAAGAGGCCCTGCAGATCCGCGAGCGGGAGGGCGGGGAAGGTTCGGTGACCGTGCTGACCGCGGGTCCCGAGCGCGCCACCGAGGCGATCCGCAAGGCGCTGTCGATGGGCGCCGACAAGGCCGTCCACCTCAAGGACGACGGCATGCACGGGTCCTGCGTGGTCCAGACGGCGTGGGCGCTGGCCCGGGCGCTGGGCACCATCGAGGGCACCGAGCTCGTCATCGCCGGCAACGAATCCACCGACGGCTCCGGCGGCGCCGTGCCGGCGATCATCGCCGAGTACCTGGGCCTGCCGCAGCTGACCCACCTGCGCAAGCTGTCCATCGAGGGCGGCAAGGTGACCGGTGAGCGCGAGACCGACGACGGCGTCTTCAGCCTCGAGGCCACCCTGCCCGCGGTGGTCAGCGTCACCGAGAAGATCAACGAACCGCGCTTTCCGTCCTTCAAGGGCATCATGGCCGCCAAGAAGAAAGAGGTCACGGTGCTGACCCTGGCCGAGATCGGGGTCGAGCCCGACGAGGTCGGGCTGGACAACGCCGGGTCGAAGGTGCTGTCGTCGACGCCGAAGCCGCCGAAGACCGCGGGTGAGAAGGTCACCGACGAAGGCGAAGGCGGCAGCCAGATCGCGCAGTACCTGGTCGGCCAGAAGATCATCTGA
- a CDS encoding electron transfer flavoprotein subunit alpha/FixB family protein: MAEVLVLVEHAEGALKKVTSELITAARALGEPAAVVVGKPGTAAPLVDGLKEAGAEKIYVAESDDAESYLITPVVDVLASLTESNSPAAVLLSANADGKEIAGRLAARIGSGLLVDVVGVSEGNKFVHSIFGGAFTVESQANGDTPIVTVRGGAIDAEPQAGAGEQVTIEVPAPAENATKITSREPAVAGDRPELTEATIVVSGGRGVGSADNFHVVEELADSLGGAVGASRAAVDSGYYPGQFQVGQTGKTVSPQLYIALGISGAIQHRAGMQTSKTIVAVNKDEEAPIFEIADYGVVGDLFKVAPQLTDAIKQRKG; encoded by the coding sequence ATGGCTGAAGTACTCGTGCTCGTCGAGCACGCCGAAGGCGCACTGAAGAAGGTCACCTCCGAGCTGATCACCGCCGCCCGCGCGCTGGGCGAGCCGGCCGCCGTCGTCGTCGGCAAGCCCGGCACCGCCGCGCCGCTGGTCGACGGGCTCAAGGAGGCCGGCGCCGAGAAGATCTACGTCGCCGAGTCCGACGACGCGGAGAGCTACCTGATCACCCCGGTGGTCGACGTGCTGGCCTCGCTGACCGAGTCCAACTCGCCCGCCGCGGTGCTGCTCTCGGCCAACGCCGACGGCAAGGAGATCGCCGGCCGGCTGGCGGCGCGGATCGGGTCGGGCCTGCTGGTCGACGTGGTCGGCGTCAGCGAGGGCAACAAGTTCGTGCACTCCATCTTCGGTGGCGCGTTCACCGTCGAGTCGCAGGCCAACGGTGACACCCCGATCGTCACCGTGCGCGGCGGCGCCATCGACGCCGAGCCGCAGGCCGGCGCCGGCGAGCAGGTCACCATAGAGGTGCCGGCCCCGGCCGAGAATGCCACCAAGATCACCTCCCGCGAGCCCGCCGTCGCCGGTGACCGCCCGGAACTGACCGAGGCCACGATCGTGGTCTCCGGCGGCCGCGGCGTGGGCAGCGCGGACAACTTCCACGTTGTCGAGGAGCTGGCCGACTCGCTCGGCGGCGCCGTCGGCGCGTCCCGCGCCGCCGTCGACTCCGGCTACTACCCGGGCCAGTTCCAGGTGGGCCAGACCGGCAAGACGGTGTCTCCCCAGCTCTACATCGCGCTCGGCATCTCCGGGGCGATCCAGCACCGCGCCGGCATGCAGACCTCGAAGACCATCGTCGCCGTCAACAAGGACGAAGAGGCGCCGATCTTCGAGATCGCGGACTACGGCGTGGTGGGCGACCTGTTCAAGGTGGCCCCGCAGCTGACCGACGCGATCAAGCAGCGCAAGGGCTAA
- a CDS encoding GNAT family N-acetyltransferase, with protein MSIASVLIPSEKPADAASNPSGGPHYSLLLSTDPGMIEAAQRLRYDVFTSTPGFELPAADGARIDVDRFDEFCDHLLVRDDDTGELVGCYRMLAPAGGIAAGGLYTETEFDLRAFDTLRPALVEMGRAVVRDGHRNGGVVLLMWAGILAYLDRYGYDYVTGCVSVPIGDESDGETPGSQLRGVRDFVLSRNAAPPEYRVRPYRPVRVGGRALDDIPAPPRPAVPPLMRGYLRLGAQVCGEPAHDPDFGVGDFCVLLDKRRADTRYLKRLRSVSAAADMVGGA; from the coding sequence ATGAGCATCGCTTCTGTCCTCATACCCAGCGAGAAGCCGGCCGACGCAGCGAGCAACCCATCCGGCGGACCGCACTATTCGTTGTTGCTGTCGACGGACCCCGGAATGATCGAGGCGGCGCAGCGCCTGCGCTACGACGTGTTCACCAGCACGCCCGGCTTCGAGCTGCCGGCCGCCGACGGAGCGCGCATCGACGTCGACCGGTTCGACGAGTTCTGCGACCACCTCCTGGTCCGCGACGACGACACCGGCGAACTGGTGGGCTGCTACCGGATGCTGGCGCCCGCGGGCGGCATCGCGGCCGGGGGGCTCTACACCGAGACGGAATTCGACCTTCGCGCGTTCGACACGCTCAGGCCGGCCCTGGTCGAGATGGGCCGCGCGGTGGTGCGGGATGGTCACCGCAACGGCGGCGTGGTGCTGTTGATGTGGGCCGGCATCCTCGCCTACCTGGACCGCTACGGCTACGACTACGTGACCGGCTGCGTCTCGGTGCCCATCGGCGACGAGTCAGACGGCGAGACCCCCGGCAGCCAGCTGCGCGGCGTCCGCGACTTCGTCCTCAGCCGCAACGCCGCCCCGCCGGAGTACCGCGTGCGGCCGTACCGGCCGGTGCGCGTCGGCGGGCGCGCCCTCGACGACATCCCGGCCCCACCGCGGCCCGCGGTGCCCCCGCTCATGCGCGGCTACCTGCGCCTCGGCGCGCAGGTCTGCGGCGAGCCCGCCCACGACCCCGACTTCGGGGTGGGGGACTTCTGCGTGCTGCTGGACAAACGACGCGCCGATACGCGCTATCTCAAGCGGCTGCGGTCGGTCTCGGCCGCGGCCGACATGGTGGGCGGTGCCTGA